TCGTAAATTTCCATTTCATACTCTCTCCATTTGGTTTTGCGAAGTATTCTCTCGTAAAAAACATCAGATTCTTCTTTGGTGAAAAAGTTATCGATTAAAATTAATTCAGAATCTGGAATGTCAAATATTTTTTTTCCTCCCAAACCTGTGGTAAATAATTCGGTGTCGCTAAATAGTGTCATAATTCAGATTTTAGTTTTACAGCTCTATTTTTTATTGGTTTAGGAAATGAAAAGTTGTTTGTTAAAGAATATTTTTCTCGGATGTTTTTCTGCGTAAGCAAAAATTAACTGTTCAATATATTGATTGCTTTTATAAGGCGTAACATAATTTTTTACTTCATCAGAATCGTTAATGGCAACATCTCTCGGAATGTAGCCCATTCCATGAAAATGACCATTTTCGATCCAAATACAACTTCTTTCGTCCGAAGATCTTCCTTTGTCTATAATGGCAAAACTTGGTCTGTTATTTAATAAAAACTCGATGGCATTGTCTACTTGTTGGTTATGAAATGAAACGTCTGGTAAACCTTTGGTTTCATTATTTTGAAAAAACTCACCTTCTTCGGGCCTTGTGTATTTACAAAAACGATGATCGATTTCAAAATGCTCGGCTAGAGTTCGCAATAAATTAATACAATCGTATTGACTATTAAATTCATGAATACAAGTCTGAAATTTACTCAATTTACCCACTGCCAAATATTTGTAGCCATTTCGGGCTTCGTATTGATAAATGCCAAATTTGGCTTCAAAACGTTTTAAAGCTCTGTTATAAGTTGGCCAAAGTTTTTTGATTTCGGTACATTCTAAAAGAAGTGCCATGAGTTCGGTAGCGCAGATTTCAAAAGAAATTCCGTGAATATCTCTTAAAAAATGCTGTCTTTGCTGTTTGATATTGTTTCCTGTAAAATGAGATGTGACACGCTTTTTTAAGTTGATTGCTTTTCCAACATAAATCACTTTTTTTGCCTGATTATAAAAATAATAGACTCCTGGTTTGTCAGGCAAATTATTAAAATCTTCTTGTGGTAAATTTGGAGGTAAACGCTGGTCCTGTGCTGTTTTCTTGATCATTTTATCAATTTCTCCAGCATCGTCCCATTCCAATAAAAGCGAAAATAAAAGAGCAGTAGCATCGGCATCTCCGCCGGCACGGTGTCTGTTTTCTAAAGATATATTTAAAGAATTGCACAGATTTCCTAAACTATAGGAACCCAGTCCAGGTTTGATTTTTCGAGCTGCACGAACTGTACAAAGTTTTTTGGCCGACCATTTAAAACCAGCTTGCTCCAATTGATGATGAATGAATGAATAATCAAAGTTCACGTTGTGGGCAACAAAAACACGATCGGTAAGCATTTCCAAAACTTTCTCTGAGATATCATCAAAAATGGGCGCATTGGCTACCATTTCGTTATTAATTCCTGTCAATCCAAAAATAGAAGGAGGTATGTCCTGTTCAGGATTTACAAGTGTTTCGTAACGATCCAATACATTTGTACCGTCATGAATAATAATGGCAATTTCTGTAATACGGCTTCCACTGGCATTTCCTCCTGTGGTTTCAATATCGACTATGGCATATTCTTGCTTCTTCATTTGTGTATAACGTAAGTTGTTCTTTAGTTATTTTTTAAGTTTTCGGTCTTTCAGTTTTCTGAATGTTGCGATTGAATGCTAAAACTTCATTCGATGTCTCGGAAGATTAATTTCATGTCCTTGCGGATAAGGCGCTCGATGCGTCAAACTAACATCTTCTTTTATCTGATTTTGTGTTTTATATTGATCTTTAGAATCCATATATCGTGGATCTGGAATAAAAGGCATTTTGGCCATTTTGAGAATCGTAATGGTCGGAAAATGATAATCGACCTCAACATTTCCTAACAAAAGATAACAGCCTCCACCCTGAAAAGGATGTTTTGCAAGACTATCTGGAAAATGTGCTGTATCAAAATAAATGCCTTCATGATCGATCCAAGTTCCAAAATACATCGAACCTTTTTTGGTCGGGACGTGTTTTCTGGAAATGAGATATGCCAGCATTCTAACTTGTCTTTTATGGTGTTTTACTAAATCTTTTGCCATAATATCACCTCGATGTTTGGTTTGTAAAAGATCGAAAACCGTACAAGAAACAGGAAAACTCAACAATTCGATTTCATCAAAAGCATCTTCAAAAATAGAACGTTCCAAAACAGGTAATTTGAATTCTTTTACCGGTTCTTGCAAAAGCATCAAATCTCGATTTTCGGGTTTAAAATTGTTTAAAAGCAAACTCGCACTAATCAAAAGCTGATTTTTTGTTTTTCCTGTAAAGCGAAAAGCACCAATAAAAATCAGAACTTTAACGCCTTCAATTCCAATTGGAATGCGATTGATGAAATTTTCTAGAGAAAGGTAATCGCCGTTTTTCTCTCTTTCTGATGCTATTAAATACGCAATTTTAGATTCTAAACTCTGCAAATGCATAAACCCTAAATAAATATCGGTTCCGTATAAAGTCGTTTGATATTCGCTTTTATTCACACACGGATTATGAACGGTTCCGCCCGACATTCTAGCTTCGTGCACATAAACTTCGGTTCTATAAAATCCGCCTTGGTTATTGATTACCGCTGTCATAAATTCTACAGGATAATTAACTTTCAAATACAAACTCTGATAACTCTCAACGGCATAAGAAGCCGAATGCGCCTTACAGAAAGAATATCCCGCAAAAGATTCAATCTGGCGGTAAATTTCCTGACTCAAAGCTTCTGGATGCCCTTTTTGAGCACAGCTTGCAAAGAAATTGTCTTTTACTTTTTGTAAAGCTTCCAGAGATCTTCCTTTTCCAGACATCGCACGACGAAGAATATCACCATCAGGAGCGGGAAGTCCGCCGTAATGTTGGGCAATTTTTATCACATCTTCCTGATACACCATAATGCCGTAAGTTTCGCCAAGATGCTCTCTAAAAACCTCATGAAAATATTCAAACTGATTTGGATTATTATGACGAAAAATATACTCTTTCATCATTCCAGATTGTGCAACTCCAGGACGAATAATAGACGAAGCCGCTACCAGAATTTTATAATTATCGCAATTCAATCGGCGTAATAATCCGCGCATCGCAGGACT
The Flavobacterium humidisoli DNA segment above includes these coding regions:
- a CDS encoding exonuclease domain-containing protein; translation: MKKQEYAIVDIETTGGNASGSRITEIAIIIHDGTNVLDRYETLVNPEQDIPPSIFGLTGINNEMVANAPIFDDISEKVLEMLTDRVFVAHNVNFDYSFIHHQLEQAGFKWSAKKLCTVRAARKIKPGLGSYSLGNLCNSLNISLENRHRAGGDADATALLFSLLLEWDDAGEIDKMIKKTAQDQRLPPNLPQEDFNNLPDKPGVYYFYNQAKKVIYVGKAINLKKRVTSHFTGNNIKQQRQHFLRDIHGISFEICATELMALLLECTEIKKLWPTYNRALKRFEAKFGIYQYEARNGYKYLAVGKLSKFQTCIHEFNSQYDCINLLRTLAEHFEIDHRFCKYTRPEEGEFFQNNETKGLPDVSFHNQQVDNAIEFLLNNRPSFAIIDKGRSSDERSCIWIENGHFHGMGYIPRDVAINDSDEVKNYVTPYKSNQYIEQLIFAYAEKHPRKIFFNKQLFIS